One region of Marivirga arenosa genomic DNA includes:
- a CDS encoding glycosyltransferase, translated as MSKKQILFVCPYPTDEAPSQRFRFEQYFKILKSYGYKYDIAPFLTIKAWNILYKNGSSIQKSIWILLSYFKRIALLFFIRKYDRIFIHREASPLGPAFFEWFSVKILKKKIIYDFDDAIWLDDPNEKGSLKAILKWKRKVRSICKWSYKVSAGNQYLADYAKRYNQNVIINPTTIDTGYHENKVIQKENEKITIGWTGTHSTLQYLSPLIPILDQLNQNYDFELLIISNQKPDFNVNYIRFIKWSKTSEIEDLNQIDIGIMPLSDDIWSKGKCGFKMLQYMSINKAVIASPVGVNQKILEESNAGIIASNDSEWINGLKKLLDNNDLRNELGKRGRKYIQNHYSVKSNTENFLKLFD; from the coding sequence ATGAGTAAAAAGCAAATATTATTTGTTTGTCCTTACCCAACTGATGAAGCTCCTAGTCAGCGATTTAGATTTGAACAATATTTCAAAATTTTAAAATCGTATGGCTACAAATACGACATTGCACCCTTTCTTACTATAAAAGCATGGAATATTTTATATAAAAATGGTTCTTCAATCCAAAAGTCAATTTGGATACTATTATCTTATTTCAAGAGAATTGCACTTTTATTTTTTATAAGAAAATATGACCGAATTTTTATACATAGGGAAGCATCTCCACTAGGGCCTGCATTTTTTGAATGGTTTAGCGTTAAAATTCTGAAAAAGAAAATCATTTATGATTTTGATGATGCGATTTGGTTAGATGATCCTAACGAAAAAGGATCCTTAAAAGCAATTTTAAAATGGAAAAGAAAAGTCAGAAGTATTTGTAAATGGAGTTATAAGGTAAGTGCAGGGAATCAATATTTAGCTGATTATGCAAAAAGATACAATCAAAATGTAATTATAAATCCTACAACCATAGACACTGGCTATCATGAAAATAAAGTAATCCAAAAAGAAAATGAAAAAATCACTATTGGATGGACTGGAACACATTCTACCTTACAATATCTATCTCCCCTAATTCCTATTTTAGATCAGCTTAATCAAAATTATGACTTTGAGTTATTAATTATTTCCAACCAAAAGCCAGATTTTAATGTCAATTACATACGATTTATAAAATGGAGTAAAACTTCTGAAATTGAAGACTTGAATCAGATTGATATCGGAATTATGCCATTATCCGATGATATATGGAGTAAAGGGAAATGTGGTTTTAAGATGCTTCAATATATGAGTATAAATAAGGCTGTCATTGCTTCTCCTGTAGGTGTCAATCAAAAAATATTAGAGGAGAGTAATGCTGGTATAATAGCTTCAAATGATTCTGAATGGATAAATGGTTTGAAAAAATTATTGGATAATAATGACTTAAGAAATGAATTAGGTAAAAGAGGACGGAAGTATATTCAAAACCACTACTCTGTCAAATCTAATACTGAAAACTTTCTGAAATTATTTGATTAA
- a CDS encoding DUF6588 family protein — MKRIITILSLAIFCIANIQTTKAQEFESLIQSSLGDANTYLKDYMNPFAASLGNGLANGWYNTAKPHKTLGFDLTVNMNFAVIPDAASQFEFVASEYNNLRLINSSDNMLPTFTGGSTEAQLEIFGSREIDGQTYDFEQAIGAPDGFGLSDLPGPLAVPTPTVQLGVGIVKNTDLILRLTPEVNVGDLSFRSFGLGFKHDFKQWIPGMKLLPFDLSALVGFNRITTTYQIDQAADQFAEFNASATTVQAIISKKLLFFTPYAGLGVNIVNSNFAMKGDYVFNQGTPEEIDVTDPVDIAFDGAGGPRFTVGARVKILWVLALNVDYTIQKYNTLSVGLGLNIR; from the coding sequence ATGAAAAGAATAATTACAATACTTTCATTAGCGATTTTTTGTATTGCTAATATTCAAACCACTAAAGCTCAAGAATTTGAATCTTTGATTCAAAGTAGTTTAGGTGATGCCAATACTTATTTAAAAGACTATATGAATCCATTCGCTGCTTCATTAGGTAATGGATTAGCAAATGGTTGGTACAATACTGCAAAACCACACAAAACATTAGGTTTTGATTTAACTGTGAATATGAATTTTGCTGTAATACCAGATGCCGCTTCTCAGTTTGAATTTGTTGCTTCTGAATATAATAATTTAAGACTAATTAATTCATCTGATAATATGCTTCCTACTTTTACTGGTGGATCTACCGAAGCACAATTAGAGATTTTTGGATCTAGAGAAATTGATGGTCAAACTTATGATTTCGAACAAGCAATTGGTGCACCTGATGGTTTCGGTTTAAGTGATTTACCTGGCCCTTTAGCAGTTCCAACTCCTACTGTGCAGTTAGGTGTTGGCATTGTAAAGAATACAGATTTAATCTTAAGATTAACTCCTGAAGTTAATGTAGGTGATTTAAGTTTTAGATCATTCGGATTAGGTTTTAAGCATGATTTCAAACAGTGGATTCCTGGAATGAAGTTATTACCGTTTGATTTATCAGCTTTAGTAGGCTTTAATAGAATTACTACTACCTACCAAATTGATCAAGCAGCTGATCAATTTGCTGAGTTCAATGCGAGTGCTACTACTGTTCAAGCTATAATCTCTAAAAAATTATTATTCTTCACTCCTTATGCTGGTTTAGGTGTAAATATTGTGAATTCTAACTTCGCTATGAAAGGCGATTATGTATTCAACCAAGGTACTCCTGAAGAAATAGATGTTACTGATCCAGTTGACATTGCTTTCGATGGAGCTGGTGGCCCAAGATTTACTGTTGGAGCTAGAGTGAAAATTTTATGGGTTTTAGCTTTAAATGTTGATTATACTATCCAAAAATACAACACTTTATCTGTTGGATTAGGATTAAATATCCGTTAA
- a CDS encoding outer membrane beta-barrel protein — MKSKLLIIALIVIAHTGYTQISSGNLLIGGSAQFRSSDNADIQSITISPNIHYFINDNISFGGTLGYNTQRNNIGANDFVRTNTFSIGPEARYYMELGESLFFYGAGRIGLGFGGSNAITGNSNTDLNDLSTFSFNLNPGILFTPGSKIGFNFELNLFTYRRVSNTPAGSNTSAISNEIVLGPNTFTPTFGLYYIL; from the coding sequence ATGAAAAGTAAATTATTAATTATTGCCCTTATAGTTATAGCACATACTGGCTATACCCAAATCAGCTCTGGGAACTTATTAATTGGCGGAAGTGCTCAATTTAGAAGCTCTGATAATGCTGATATTCAAAGCATTACGATTTCACCCAATATTCATTATTTCATTAATGATAATATTTCTTTTGGTGGTACTTTAGGGTACAATACCCAAAGAAATAATATTGGTGCTAACGATTTTGTAAGGACTAATACATTTTCGATAGGTCCTGAAGCTCGATATTATATGGAATTAGGAGAAAGCTTATTTTTCTATGGAGCCGGAAGAATTGGACTTGGCTTTGGTGGATCAAATGCTATTACTGGTAATAGCAATACAGACCTAAATGATTTATCAACTTTTTCATTTAACCTAAATCCAGGAATTTTATTTACACCTGGATCTAAAATAGGTTTCAATTTTGAATTGAATTTATTTACTTATAGAAGAGTTTCGAATACACCGGCAGGAAGCAATACGAGTGCTATATCAAATGAAATAGTTTTAGGACCAAATACTTTCACACCTACATTTGGTCTTTATTATATTCTCTGA
- a CDS encoding PAS domain-containing sensor histidine kinase, protein MIEHLDHKLIKNLNVPFSVNQDMDKSFIAFADVFENCNDPMFIIDLDSCKILKINDEFLKNKEVLSDALDYFKNKVEEFGLNQTINFQADGFKIYFNKLYNSDGKALVQILNLEKFNLENKATKSENHFLASLNKNKLLNKIPSGIIFTNDDFESIWYNERIKQLFGREFENRFKFIDAIYIKDISAFWNKINKLKSGLREISFSCVIRNFSKSKEIFIDATVVKVDSIEKSDNGYVFILKDVTENIHFSEEITKQNLALNQINHELDKFLYSVSHNIRGPVASLEGLLKVIEISDVQTVNELKHHLRLNLRLLNGFVNDISNVATNIHTHVNLKEVNLRDLVEQLILFVNNIYNLKPKVTLNIPNDYSIRTDDDRLEIIIKYILKNSFQYRDTGKDAFKIEVSVTQNEDFHLIEITDNGIGIPEKVKPHIFDMFYRGTELSNGNGMGLYNSREILKKIGGTMNVESKDREWTTTKIYLPINNKE, encoded by the coding sequence ATGATTGAACATTTAGACCATAAACTGATTAAGAATCTTAATGTTCCCTTTTCCGTAAATCAAGATATGGATAAGAGCTTTATCGCTTTTGCAGATGTTTTTGAAAATTGTAATGATCCAATGTTTATCATTGATCTGGATTCTTGCAAAATTTTAAAAATAAACGATGAATTTTTAAAAAATAAAGAAGTTTTATCTGATGCTTTAGATTATTTTAAAAATAAAGTTGAAGAGTTTGGACTCAATCAAACTATTAATTTTCAAGCTGATGGGTTTAAAATTTACTTTAATAAATTATATAATTCAGATGGTAAGGCTCTTGTACAAATATTAAATCTAGAAAAATTTAACCTAGAGAATAAAGCAACTAAATCAGAAAATCACTTTTTAGCCTCATTAAACAAAAACAAATTACTTAACAAAATCCCTAGTGGCATAATTTTCACCAATGATGATTTTGAATCCATTTGGTATAATGAAAGAATAAAACAGTTATTTGGTCGTGAGTTTGAAAATAGATTCAAGTTTATAGATGCCATTTATATTAAGGATATTTCTGCGTTTTGGAACAAAATTAATAAGCTTAAATCTGGCCTTCGGGAAATTAGTTTCTCTTGTGTCATCAGGAATTTTAGTAAATCAAAAGAAATATTCATTGATGCAACAGTTGTAAAAGTTGACTCAATTGAAAAATCGGATAATGGTTACGTTTTTATTCTAAAAGATGTAACTGAAAACATTCATTTTTCGGAAGAGATTACAAAACAGAATTTAGCTTTAAATCAGATTAACCACGAATTAGATAAGTTTTTGTACAGTGTATCTCATAACATACGAGGTCCTGTTGCTTCTTTAGAAGGACTATTGAAGGTAATTGAGATTTCAGACGTTCAAACAGTTAACGAACTTAAACATCATTTAAGATTGAATTTAAGGCTGTTAAATGGCTTTGTGAATGATATAAGTAATGTAGCAACAAATATTCATACACATGTTAATTTAAAAGAAGTTAACCTCAGAGATTTGGTTGAGCAATTAATATTATTTGTTAATAATATTTATAATCTTAAGCCAAAAGTAACACTAAATATACCTAATGATTATAGCATTAGAACTGATGATGATAGATTAGAAATTATCATTAAATACATACTTAAAAATAGTTTTCAATACAGAGATACAGGGAAAGATGCTTTTAAAATTGAGGTTTCTGTTACCCAAAATGAAGATTTCCATTTAATTGAAATTACTGATAATGGAATTGGAATCCCTGAAAAGGTTAAACCTCACATATTTGATATGTTCTATAGAGGAACAGAATTATCAAATGGAAATGGAATGGGTTTATATAACAGTAGAGAGATACTGAAAAAGATAGGAGGGACTATGAATGTGGAAAGTAAAGATAGAGAATGGACCACAACAAAAATTTACCTTCCAATCAATAATAAAGAATAA
- the kbl gene encoding glycine C-acetyltransferase: protein MYGNLQSKLQGELEQLEKDGLYKKERIITTPQGAAIKTDTGKEVLNFCSNNYLGLSSHPKVLEAAKKTLDTHGFGMSSVRFICGTQDIHKELEQKIADFLGTEDTILYAAAFDANGGVFEPILGPEDAIISDSLNHASIIDGVRLCKAARYRYQNNDMDDLEEQLKKAEGANSKIIVTDGVFSMDGYVAQLDKICDLAEKYDALVMVDDCHATGFIGKTGRGTHELNNVMGRVDIITGTLGKALGGAMGGFTSGRKEIIDMLRQKSRPYLFSNSLAPAIVGASIAVFDLLSSSTELRDKLENNVNYFKENIKSAGFDIKDGDSAIVPIMVYDAALSQKFADRLLEEGIYVIGFFYPVVPKEQARIRVQLSAAHEKEHLDMAIDAFTRVGKELGII from the coding sequence ATGTACGGAAATCTTCAAAGTAAATTACAAGGTGAACTTGAACAGCTAGAAAAAGATGGCCTTTATAAAAAGGAAAGAATTATTACTACTCCACAGGGAGCAGCTATTAAAACTGATACTGGAAAAGAAGTACTAAACTTTTGTTCTAATAATTATTTAGGTTTATCATCTCATCCAAAGGTATTAGAAGCTGCAAAAAAAACCTTAGATACTCATGGATTTGGAATGTCCTCGGTAAGGTTCATTTGCGGTACACAAGATATCCATAAAGAACTAGAGCAAAAAATAGCAGATTTCTTAGGCACAGAAGATACCATATTATATGCTGCAGCATTTGACGCTAATGGTGGAGTTTTCGAACCTATTTTAGGCCCGGAAGATGCTATCATATCCGACTCTTTAAATCACGCTTCAATTATTGATGGTGTGAGATTATGTAAAGCGGCAAGATATCGTTACCAAAATAATGATATGGATGATTTAGAAGAGCAATTAAAGAAAGCTGAGGGAGCTAATAGTAAAATTATAGTGACTGACGGTGTATTCTCTATGGATGGCTATGTGGCTCAATTAGATAAGATTTGCGATTTAGCTGAAAAATATGATGCCCTTGTTATGGTAGATGATTGTCATGCTACTGGTTTTATTGGTAAGACAGGTAGAGGTACCCACGAACTCAACAATGTTATGGGTAGAGTGGATATTATTACTGGTACTTTAGGAAAAGCATTAGGCGGTGCTATGGGTGGATTTACTTCTGGTAGAAAAGAAATCATTGATATGCTACGCCAAAAATCAAGACCTTATTTATTCTCCAATTCCTTAGCTCCTGCAATTGTAGGAGCATCTATAGCTGTTTTTGATTTATTAAGTAGCTCTACTGAACTTAGAGATAAGTTAGAAAATAATGTTAATTACTTTAAAGAGAACATTAAAAGCGCAGGTTTTGATATAAAGGATGGTGATTCAGCAATTGTTCCTATTATGGTTTATGATGCTGCATTATCACAAAAATTTGCAGACAGATTGTTGGAAGAAGGAATTTATGTCATTGGATTTTTCTATCCTGTAGTACCAAAAGAGCAGGCAAGAATCAGAGTGCAGTTATCAGCAGCTCATGAAAAGGAACATTTGGATATGGCAATTGATGCGTTTACAAGAGTTGGAAAAGAATTAGGAATTATATAA
- a CDS encoding ATP-binding protein — protein sequence MAKTYNYQGLNHKNLNNKEKALSYFYDAIELNKKINYKRGLVINYINLANYYNSTNVDLSLSYYQEALRLIENDDSKLNAILNMNIGTIYSSNDTTYSNNDSAIYYYLNSLKVFKDLKDTARLSSLHHNLGLLYEQNENLNASLSNYQKSLTFARRTNNKYTISEELMAVGVVLLKLKKADEALNLFEESLEIAINIGDENRKMHLYSNIVKSKMQLGEVNEASYYFEKFNKLRDSLYSTERMKEVKNLETKYETELKEAEIKEQQKAIEQKNFQKNLFLGLSFFLVLLVISTIWFFLQKQDYLKKLKNEEIANMKTEQELKELNAMMHGQEEERNRIASDLHDRLGARLSSIKLLFQSDQNGNGETLKSKLLDNINEAIKETREISHNLSTDMLSRFGLETALKDIVRTINEAEKIKADLSIYGLQKRLSLEIERNIYHIVLELINNTIKHAEAQQISIQISLVDDEINLFYEDDGKGFDVQNVVDSGLGMRSIYARINTINGAVYFNSKPGQGINVVMNIPVKEVEENIKSQNYKSKLA from the coding sequence TTGGCAAAAACATATAATTATCAGGGGTTAAATCATAAAAACCTTAATAATAAGGAAAAAGCACTTTCTTATTTTTATGATGCAATTGAATTAAATAAAAAAATTAATTATAAACGAGGTCTAGTAATCAACTATATTAATCTTGCTAATTATTATAATTCAACTAACGTAGATTTGTCTTTATCATATTATCAGGAAGCGTTAAGATTAATAGAAAATGATGACAGTAAATTAAATGCAATTTTAAATATGAATATTGGTACCATTTACTCTTCAAATGATACCACTTATTCTAATAATGACTCCGCAATTTATTATTATTTAAATTCATTAAAGGTTTTTAAAGATTTAAAAGATACAGCTAGATTATCGAGCCTACATCATAATTTAGGATTATTATATGAGCAAAATGAAAATTTGAATGCTTCCTTAAGCAACTATCAAAAGTCATTAACATTTGCAAGAAGAACTAATAATAAATATACAATATCAGAAGAACTAATGGCGGTTGGTGTTGTTTTGCTCAAATTAAAAAAAGCAGATGAAGCTTTAAATCTTTTTGAAGAAAGTTTAGAAATAGCAATAAATATAGGAGATGAAAACAGAAAAATGCACCTATATTCAAATATTGTCAAGTCTAAAATGCAATTAGGGGAAGTAAATGAAGCTTCATATTATTTTGAAAAATTTAATAAATTACGGGATTCCTTATACAGTACTGAGAGAATGAAAGAGGTTAAAAACCTCGAGACTAAATACGAAACTGAATTAAAAGAAGCTGAAATTAAAGAACAGCAAAAGGCTATTGAGCAGAAAAACTTTCAGAAAAATTTATTCCTTGGCCTCAGTTTCTTCTTAGTATTATTGGTCATATCTACTATATGGTTCTTCCTTCAAAAGCAAGATTACCTTAAAAAATTGAAGAATGAGGAAATTGCAAACATGAAGACAGAACAGGAATTAAAAGAGCTCAATGCTATGATGCATGGACAGGAGGAAGAGAGAAATAGAATTGCTAGCGATTTGCATGATAGATTGGGTGCTCGATTGTCTTCCATAAAACTATTGTTTCAATCTGATCAGAACGGCAATGGGGAAACCTTAAAATCTAAACTATTAGACAACATAAACGAAGCAATAAAGGAGACTCGAGAAATCTCACATAATCTTTCTACTGATATGCTGAGTCGTTTTGGTCTTGAAACTGCACTTAAAGATATAGTAAGAACCATTAACGAAGCTGAAAAGATTAAGGCTGACCTATCAATATATGGCTTGCAAAAACGCTTGAGTCTGGAAATAGAAAGAAATATCTACCATATAGTTTTAGAATTAATTAATAATACTATTAAACATGCTGAAGCTCAACAGATTTCTATTCAAATAAGCTTGGTAGATGATGAAATTAATTTGTTTTATGAGGATGATGGTAAAGGATTTGATGTACAAAATGTTGTAGATTCAGGCTTAGGTATGAGAAGTATATACGCTCGTATTAATACTATTAATGGTGCTGTTTATTTTAATTCAAAACCTGGACAAGGTATTAATGTTGTCATGAATATCCCTGTAAAAGAGGTGGAAGAAAACATTAAAAGTCAAAATTACAAAAGCAAACTTGCTTAA
- the fmt gene encoding methionyl-tRNA formyltransferase gives MNKLRIVYMGTPDFAVPSLKILVENKYDIAAVITAPDKPKGRGQKMSISPVKEYAQSVGLKILQPTNLKDPNFQKELKDLNANLQVVVAFRMLPEAVWSMPEIGTFNLHASLLPQYRGAAPIHWAVMNGEKETGLTTFFLKHEIDTGSIIMQEKESISDMDTTGEVYERLMKKGADLVLKTVQAIENDDYALTPQDENQKLKHAPKLFKENTELKWDQPAEKLYNYIRGLNPFPSAWAILNDKKYKIHSSSIVDKNKTGNIGEIISDHKSYLHIQCNPGIISLENIQPEGKKKMPTADFFRGNKL, from the coding sequence ATGAATAAATTAAGAATTGTATATATGGGTACTCCTGATTTTGCGGTACCTTCATTAAAAATATTAGTTGAAAATAAATATGATATAGCAGCAGTAATTACTGCTCCAGATAAGCCTAAAGGTAGAGGTCAAAAAATGTCAATTTCTCCAGTGAAGGAATATGCACAGTCTGTAGGTTTAAAAATATTACAGCCTACCAATTTAAAAGACCCGAACTTTCAAAAAGAACTTAAAGACTTGAATGCTAATCTACAAGTAGTAGTTGCTTTTAGGATGCTTCCAGAAGCCGTTTGGTCAATGCCTGAAATTGGTACATTTAATTTACATGCATCCCTCCTACCGCAATATAGAGGAGCAGCTCCTATCCATTGGGCGGTTATGAATGGAGAAAAAGAAACTGGTTTAACTACATTCTTTTTAAAACATGAAATAGATACGGGGAGCATAATTATGCAAGAAAAAGAATCTATTTCAGATATGGATACCACGGGAGAAGTTTACGAAAGACTTATGAAAAAGGGAGCTGATCTAGTATTAAAAACGGTTCAGGCTATCGAAAATGATGATTATGCGCTTACTCCGCAAGATGAGAATCAAAAATTGAAGCATGCTCCTAAATTATTCAAAGAAAATACTGAATTGAAATGGGATCAGCCAGCAGAAAAACTCTACAACTACATCCGGGGATTAAATCCTTTTCCTAGTGCATGGGCAATTTTAAATGATAAAAAATATAAAATTCATTCCTCTTCAATAGTTGATAAAAATAAGACGGGAAATATCGGAGAGATTATAAGCGATCATAAAAGCTATTTACATATTCAATGTAATCCTGGTATTATTTCATTAGAGAATATTCAACCTGAAGGTAAAAAGAAGATGCCAACCGCTGATTTTTTCAGAGGAAATAAATTATAA